AGCGCGAGATTCGCGCCGGGTCAGGGGGAGATATGCGCCGGGTCGGCGGGAGTCAGCCTGGTCAGGTGGTGGCGGTGCCGTGCAGGGCGCCCTTGGCGTCGCCGCGGTGCACCGGTACGCCGCTGCCGGCCAGGTCGCGCAGGGCGTCGAGGTCGCCCGGCGTCACCGCGTCGGCGTCGGTGAGCACCACGGCGGCCTCGAGGCCCGTGGCGCCGGAGGCGACGGCCATCGCCACGCACACCCCGAGCGCGGAGACCTGCAGGGAGGGCAGGTCGACGGTGGCGGCGGCGTAGGTGCGGCCGTCGGCGTCACGGACCGCCGCACCCTCCGCGGCGCGGGTGCGGGCGCGCGTCGAGCGCGCCAGGGTCACCAGCTTCTTGTCCTCGGCGGCCGGCTCGGCGGGTGCGGGCGTCTCGCGGCTGCTATCGGGGGTGCTCACTGGTCCTCGTCGTCCTCTCGGTGGTCGCGGTCGTCGTCGCGGCGGTGGTCGGGACGCTCCTCCTCGTCGTCGCCGTGGTCGTCGGGTTCGATGCGCGAGATGAGCACGGTGACGATCTTGTTGCGGCGACCGGCGCTGTCCTCGGCGACGAAGCGCAGCCCGTGGGCCTCGACCGAGGACCCCGGGATCGGGACCAGGCCCAGGTGCTTGGCCATCAGCCCGCCGACGGAGTCGACGTCCTCCTCCTCGACGTCGTCGCCGAAGATCTCCTCGAGGTCGTCGACGGGGAAGCGCGAGGAGACCCGCACGACGCCCTCGGCGAGGTGCTCGACCTCGATCTCGTCCTCGTCGTACTCGTCGGTGATCTCGCCGACGATCTCCTCGAGGATGTCCTCGATGGTGATGAGGCCGGCGGTGCCGCCGTACTCGTCGACGACGACCGCGATGTGCTGGCGCCGGGCCTGCATCTCCTTGAGCAGCCCGTCGACGGCCTTCGACTCCGGCACCCAGTGCACGGGGCGCATCACCGACTCGATGCGCTCGACGAACTCCACGTCGGGGGCCTCGAAGTCGCGGCGCACGATGTCCTTGAGGTAGGCCATCCCGACGATGTCGTCGAGGTTCTCGTCGACCACCGGCAGCCGCGAGTAGCCGCTGCGCAGGAACAGGGAGAGGCTCTGGCGCAGGTTCTTGTGCTTCTCGACGTAGACCACGTCGTTGCGCGGCACCATCACCTCGCGGGCGGTGGTGTCGCCGAGCTCGAAGACCGAGTGGATCATCCGCCGCTCCTCGCTCTCGATGAGCGAGGAGGCCTCGGCGAGGTCGACGAGCTCACGCAGCTCGGACTCGGTGGAGAAGGGTCCCTCGCGGAACCCCTTGCCGGGGGTCAGCGCGTTGCCGAGCGCGATCAGCACGTGCGGGATCGGGCCCAGGACCCGGGTGATCAGGGTCAGCGGCCCGGCCGAGAGCAGCGCGACCGTCTCGGCGTGCTGGCGCCCCATCGTGCGCGGCGCCACGCCGACCACCACGAAGGAGACCAGCAGCATCACCGCGATGGCCGTCAGCACGCTGGCCCACCAGGCCCCCTGCATCAGCTCGTCGACCTGCAGGGCGACCAGCACGATCGCGGAGACCTCGGCGGCCATCCGCAGCAGCAGCGCGGTGTTGAGGTAGCGCGGCAGGTCGTCGAGCAGCGCCAGCAGGCGCTTGGCGCCGGCGCGGCCCTCGGCGAGCAGCTCGCCGGCCCGGGCGTGGGAGAAGGAGCCGAGCGCGGCGTCGGCGGCGGAGAAGACCCCCGCGAGCACGACCAGCGCGGCCGCCGTCACCAGCAGCCCGACGTCAGCCCCGCTCATGCGTCGTCAGTGGCGCGCCACGCGGCCAGCAGCTCGTCCTGCAGGCCGAACATCTCGCGGTGCTCCTCCGGCTCGGCGTGGTCGTAGCCCAGCAGGTGCAGGATGCCGTGCACGGTCAGCAGCTCGATCTCGGCCACCGTGCCGTGCCCGGCCGTCTCGCCCTGGCGGCGGGCGATCTCGGGGCACAGCACCAGGTCGCCGAGCACGCCCTCCTCGGGCTCCTCGTCGACCAGGCCGGGGCGCAGCTCGTCCATCGGGAAGGCCAGCACGTCGGTGGGGCCCTCCTTGTCCATCCACTGCTCGTTGAGCTCGGCGATGGTCGCCTCGTCGACGGCCTTGATGCACAGCTCGGCCTGCGGGTGCACGTGCATCCGGTCCATCACGAAGCGGCTCAGGGTGGAGAGCCGGCGCACGTCGACGCCGTGGCCGGACTCGTCGAGGACCTCGATGCTCATGGTCGGTTCCCCTGCACGGGTCGGGCGC
The Nocardioides marinisabuli genome window above contains:
- a CDS encoding cytidine deaminase; the protein is MSTPDSSRETPAPAEPAAEDKKLVTLARSTRARTRAAEGAAVRDADGRTYAAATVDLPSLQVSALGVCVAMAVASGATGLEAAVVLTDADAVTPGDLDALRDLAGSGVPVHRGDAKGALHGTATT
- a CDS encoding hemolysin family protein; protein product: MSGADVGLLVTAAALVVLAGVFSAADAALGSFSHARAGELLAEGRAGAKRLLALLDDLPRYLNTALLLRMAAEVSAIVLVALQVDELMQGAWWASVLTAIAVMLLVSFVVVGVAPRTMGRQHAETVALLSAGPLTLITRVLGPIPHVLIALGNALTPGKGFREGPFSTESELRELVDLAEASSLIESEERRMIHSVFELGDTTAREVMVPRNDVVYVEKHKNLRQSLSLFLRSGYSRLPVVDENLDDIVGMAYLKDIVRRDFEAPDVEFVERIESVMRPVHWVPESKAVDGLLKEMQARRQHIAVVVDEYGGTAGLITIEDILEEIVGEITDEYDEDEIEVEHLAEGVVRVSSRFPVDDLEEIFGDDVEEEDVDSVGGLMAKHLGLVPIPGSSVEAHGLRFVAEDSAGRRNKIVTVLISRIEPDDHGDDEEERPDHRRDDDRDHREDDEDQ
- the ybeY gene encoding rRNA maturation RNase YbeY; translation: MSIEVLDESGHGVDVRRLSTLSRFVMDRMHVHPQAELCIKAVDEATIAELNEQWMDKEGPTDVLAFPMDELRPGLVDEEPEEGVLGDLVLCPEIARRQGETAGHGTVAEIELLTVHGILHLLGYDHAEPEEHREMFGLQDELLAAWRATDDA